The following are encoded together in the Rhizobium sp. SSA_523 genome:
- a CDS encoding MarR family winged helix-turn-helix transcriptional regulator: MSVSSDTAAARRIRDALTDIVGYHLRRASVHDLNGAVAALEPVGARPITMSVLLSIIDAPGSTSADICRLLGIKRANIVGLLQQLEVRGLFVRKDDPADQRIQRLYPTDAGLATAQDWLARVRDHEEKTLRRLTTAERTELRRLLALIWMEEPEDDRHR, translated from the coding sequence ATGTCGGTCTCGTCTGACACAGCGGCGGCCCGCCGCATACGCGATGCCTTGACGGATATCGTCGGCTATCACCTGCGCCGGGCCTCGGTGCACGACCTCAACGGTGCCGTCGCGGCATTGGAGCCGGTAGGCGCCCGCCCGATCACCATGAGCGTGCTTCTGTCCATTATCGATGCGCCGGGCAGCACATCGGCCGATATCTGCCGTTTGCTCGGCATCAAGCGCGCCAATATTGTCGGCCTTCTGCAGCAATTGGAGGTGCGGGGTCTGTTCGTCCGCAAGGATGACCCCGCCGATCAACGGATCCAGCGGCTTTATCCAACCGATGCGGGCCTTGCGACGGCGCAGGACTGGCTGGCACGGGTTCGCGATCATGAGGAGAAGACGCTGCGCCGATTGACCACCGCCGAGCGGACGGAATTGCGGCGCCTGCTCGCTCTCATCTGGATGGAGGAGCCGGAGGATGACCGGCACCGGTGA
- a CDS encoding malonyl-CoA synthase, with translation MSNHLFDAIRKGVQADAPFIETKTGQSFSYGDMLDLSGQLANALISLGVEPGDRVAVQVEKTPQALMLYLACVRAGAVYLPLNTAYTLTELDYFIGDAEPRLIVCSPKAQAGLTPIAEARGARVETLDETGTGSLMALAATQARDFADIDRGPDDLAAILYTSGTTGRSKGAMLSHDNLLSNAETLREYWRFTPSDRLIHALPIFHTHGLFVASNVILISGASMIFLPKFDADEVLDLMPRATVMMGVPTFYVRLAQSPRLTRDATASMRLFISGSAPLLAETHRQFSAMTGHAILERYGMTETNMNTSNPYDGDRVAGTVGFPLPGVSLRVTDPESGAAVSDGQTGMIEVKGPNVFQGYWRMPEKTAAEFRQDGFFITGDLGRIDEQGYVHIVGRGKDLVITGGYNVYPKEIETEIDQISGVEESAVIGVPHPDFGEGVTAIVVRKPAADLNEAAILGELEPKLARYKQPKRILFVDELPRNTMGKVQKNILRQTYATLYQPS, from the coding sequence ATGAGCAACCATCTTTTCGATGCGATCCGGAAAGGGGTTCAGGCCGATGCGCCCTTCATCGAGACCAAGACGGGACAAAGCTTCAGCTATGGCGACATGCTGGACCTGTCGGGTCAGCTGGCCAATGCACTGATCTCGCTTGGCGTCGAGCCCGGTGATCGTGTGGCGGTGCAGGTGGAAAAGACGCCGCAAGCGCTGATGCTCTATCTTGCCTGCGTGCGCGCGGGCGCCGTCTACCTGCCGCTCAATACCGCCTATACCCTCACCGAACTCGACTATTTCATCGGCGATGCCGAGCCGCGCCTCATTGTCTGTTCGCCGAAAGCTCAGGCAGGCCTTACGCCCATCGCCGAGGCCAGGGGCGCCCGCGTCGAGACGCTGGACGAAACCGGCACCGGCTCGCTGATGGCGCTTGCCGCGACGCAAGCCAGGGATTTTGCCGATATCGATCGCGGTCCGGACGATCTTGCGGCCATCCTCTACACGTCCGGCACGACCGGCCGTTCCAAGGGCGCTATGCTCAGCCATGACAATCTTCTCTCCAATGCGGAGACCTTGCGGGAATATTGGCGCTTTACCCCTTCGGATCGTCTGATCCACGCCTTGCCGATCTTCCACACGCATGGCCTGTTCGTCGCTTCGAATGTCATTCTGATCTCCGGCGCCTCGATGATCTTCCTGCCGAAATTCGATGCCGATGAGGTGCTGGATCTCATGCCGCGGGCCACCGTGATGATGGGTGTGCCGACCTTCTACGTCAGGCTCGCCCAATCCCCGCGCTTGACGCGGGACGCCACGGCCTCCATGCGCCTCTTCATATCGGGTTCGGCCCCGCTTCTGGCCGAGACCCATCGCCAGTTCAGCGCCATGACCGGCCATGCCATTCTTGAGCGCTACGGCATGACCGAAACCAATATGAATACATCCAATCCCTATGACGGCGATCGCGTGGCCGGGACCGTCGGCTTCCCGCTCCCCGGCGTCTCTCTGCGCGTCACCGATCCGGAGAGCGGCGCGGCGGTTTCGGACGGGCAGACCGGCATGATCGAGGTGAAAGGCCCCAATGTCTTTCAGGGATATTGGCGGATGCCGGAAAAGACCGCCGCGGAGTTTCGCCAGGACGGCTTCTTCATCACCGGCGATCTCGGGCGGATCGATGAGCAGGGCTATGTGCACATTGTCGGGCGTGGCAAGGATCTCGTGATCACCGGCGGCTACAATGTCTACCCCAAGGAGATCGAGACGGAGATCGACCAGATCTCGGGCGTGGAGGAAAGCGCCGTGATCGGCGTGCCGCATCCCGATTTCGGCGAGGGAGTGACGGCCATCGTGGTGCGCAAACCGGCCGCCGATCTCAACGAGGCGGCGATCCTCGGCGAGCTGGAGCCGAAGCTTGCCCGCTATAAACAGCCGAAACGCATTCTCTTCGTTGATGAACTGCCGCGCAACACGATGGGCAAGGTCCAGAAGAATATCCTGCGGCAAACCTATGCGACACTCTATCAACCCTCGTGA
- a CDS encoding lysylphosphatidylglycerol synthase domain-containing protein, with protein MPPGDGTGDGIILKKYGWSALGLVVVAISAWFLYKELRDLSLGELQYSLKAIPLSAWCLAVLASLAAYAALAGYDALALYYLRRRIAWYFITLTSFTTYALSHNLGASVLSGSVIRYRAYSSKGMSAIEIGQLVAFCSFTFALGTLLLSAITLLIEPALGLRLGLSEDAARGAGLVILLLIAAYVFGSWRQLRPFSIGPLKITYPNLKTVGLQLLIGPLELLAAAAIIYVVLPSAGNPGFVTILGIFLLSFSAALLSTAPGGLGVLELVFVNGLPEMDKSDVLAALIVFRLFYLLLPFALSLIVVLVFERRSLRHQL; from the coding sequence ATGCCACCTGGGGACGGAACAGGAGACGGGATAATTCTGAAGAAATACGGTTGGTCCGCACTGGGGCTCGTGGTCGTCGCAATTTCCGCCTGGTTCCTGTACAAGGAACTGCGCGATCTCTCACTGGGGGAATTGCAGTACAGTCTGAAAGCCATTCCTTTGTCAGCCTGGTGCCTGGCTGTTCTGGCGTCCCTGGCCGCCTATGCCGCCCTGGCCGGCTATGATGCGCTGGCGCTTTATTATCTGAGGCGCCGCATCGCCTGGTACTTCATCACGCTGACCTCCTTCACCACCTATGCGCTCTCCCACAATCTCGGAGCCTCCGTCCTTTCCGGCTCGGTCATCCGCTACCGCGCCTATTCTTCGAAAGGCATGAGCGCGATCGAGATCGGCCAGCTGGTTGCCTTCTGCTCCTTCACCTTCGCCCTCGGCACGCTGCTTCTGTCGGCAATCACGCTGCTGATCGAACCCGCGCTCGGCTTGCGCCTGGGCCTCTCGGAAGATGCGGCACGCGGGGCGGGCCTCGTAATCCTGTTGTTGATTGCGGCCTATGTCTTTGGCAGCTGGCGCCAATTGCGGCCTTTCTCGATCGGTCCCCTGAAAATCACCTATCCCAATCTGAAGACGGTCGGCCTGCAGCTGCTGATCGGTCCGCTGGAATTGCTGGCAGCCGCGGCGATCATCTACGTGGTCCTGCCATCCGCCGGCAATCCGGGCTTCGTCACCATTCTCGGCATATTCCTGCTCTCGTTCTCCGCCGCCCTGTTGTCGACAGCGCCCGGAGGGCTCGGCGTGCTGGAACTCGTTTTCGTCAACGGCCTTCCCGAAATGGACAAATCGGATGTGCTGGCTGCGCTGATCGTGTTCCGGCTCTTCTACCTTCTTCTGCCCTTCGCACTATCACTCATCGTCGTGCTGGTGTTCGAAAGGCGATCGCTGCGCCATCAGCTCTGA
- a CDS encoding TRAP transporter large permease: MSTMSAGLLLILSLFVLLGTGMPIAFALGLSAVAALFLQSGFPIFYILGDTMFSGIANLAYVSIPMFVLMGAAVASSPAGKDLYTALDRWLNRVPGGLVLSNIGACAIFSGMTGSSPATCAAIGKMGIPEMLNRGYPNSVATGSIAAGGTLGILIPPSVTLIVYGIATETSIGRLFMAGVIPGIMLTIMFMIWAVIDCKRKGYSFQGRAVRYTLAQKMAGLPRILPFLLIIAGTLYVLYGGVATPSEAAGAGAFLTLLVVVLAYRLFRFKQVSHIFGSAMRESVMIMMIMAAAELFAFALSSLYITQSIAETIAGLDVNPWVLMGIINLFLLVCGMFLPPIAVIVMTAPMLFPIVTEAGFDPYWFAIILTINMEVGLITPPIGLNLFVINAIAPTVPTKEVLWGALPYVLVMFLAIVILCIFPGIATWLPNHMMGAV; this comes from the coding sequence ATGAGCACAATGTCGGCCGGTTTGCTACTCATTCTGTCCCTCTTCGTTCTGCTGGGCACGGGAATGCCCATCGCATTCGCGCTTGGCTTGTCCGCCGTGGCGGCGCTGTTCCTGCAGAGCGGCTTTCCGATCTTCTACATTCTCGGCGATACGATGTTTTCCGGGATCGCCAACCTTGCCTATGTGTCGATCCCGATGTTCGTCCTGATGGGCGCTGCTGTCGCCTCTTCGCCCGCCGGCAAGGATCTCTATACCGCGCTCGATCGCTGGCTGAACCGCGTGCCGGGCGGTCTTGTCCTCTCCAATATCGGCGCCTGCGCCATTTTTTCCGGCATGACCGGTTCCTCGCCCGCCACCTGTGCCGCAATCGGCAAGATGGGCATTCCCGAAATGCTCAATCGCGGCTATCCGAATTCGGTGGCCACGGGTTCGATTGCCGCCGGGGGAACGCTTGGCATCCTGATCCCGCCCTCGGTTACCCTGATCGTCTACGGCATCGCGACCGAGACCTCGATCGGCCGCCTGTTCATGGCCGGCGTCATCCCCGGCATCATGCTGACGATCATGTTCATGATCTGGGCGGTGATCGACTGCAAGCGCAAGGGCTATAGCTTCCAGGGACGCGCCGTGCGTTATACGCTCGCCCAAAAAATGGCCGGCCTGCCGCGCATCCTGCCCTTTCTGCTGATCATCGCCGGAACGCTCTACGTGCTTTACGGCGGCGTTGCGACGCCCTCGGAAGCCGCCGGCGCCGGCGCCTTCCTGACGCTCCTCGTGGTGGTGCTCGCCTATCGGCTCTTCCGCTTCAAGCAGGTGTCCCATATCTTCGGCTCGGCCATGCGGGAAAGCGTCATGATCATGATGATCATGGCCGCGGCGGAACTCTTCGCCTTCGCCCTGTCCTCGCTCTACATCACCCAGTCGATCGCCGAGACGATCGCCGGTCTCGATGTCAATCCCTGGGTCTTGATGGGCATCATCAACCTCTTCCTTCTGGTCTGCGGCATGTTTCTGCCGCCGATCGCGGTCATCGTGATGACGGCGCCCATGCTGTTTCCGATCGTCACCGAGGCCGGCTTCGATCCCTACTGGTTCGCCATCATCCTGACCATCAACATGGAAGTGGGGCTCATCACGCCGCCGATCGGGCTCAACCTCTTCGTCATCAACGCAATTGCGCCGACGGTTCCGACCAAGGAAGTGCTCTGGGGAGCCTTGCCCTATGTGCTGGTGATGTTCCTGGCGATCGTGATCCTGTGCATTTTCCCGGGCATTGCAACCTGGCTGCCAAACCACATGATGGGAGCGGTGTGA
- a CDS encoding GntR family transcriptional regulator, giving the protein MLENAFYKLRDEIENGIVTGEFEPGERLDETQLASRFGVSRTPIREALMQLSAIGLIEIRPRRGACVADHGPQYVFEMFEVMGELEGMAGALAARRHTEEDRKILTDAHARCEISAGNGDTDAYYYDNEIFHHAIYAASQSGFLKDQCISLHRRLRPYRRLQLRVRNRLQTSVREHAGIVAAILAGQAEDARNLLRGHIVVQGDRFSDLVAGIQSMKPRLNTK; this is encoded by the coding sequence ATGTTGGAAAATGCCTTCTATAAGCTGCGCGACGAGATCGAGAACGGCATTGTGACGGGGGAGTTCGAGCCGGGCGAGCGCCTGGATGAGACCCAGCTGGCGAGCCGCTTCGGCGTTTCGCGGACTCCCATCCGGGAAGCGCTGATGCAGCTCAGCGCCATCGGTCTGATCGAGATCAGGCCAAGACGCGGCGCCTGCGTTGCCGATCACGGGCCGCAATATGTGTTCGAAATGTTTGAGGTGATGGGCGAGCTCGAAGGCATGGCGGGAGCGCTCGCAGCGCGGCGGCACACGGAGGAGGATCGCAAGATCCTGACCGACGCCCATGCCCGTTGCGAAATCTCGGCCGGCAATGGCGATACCGATGCCTATTATTACGACAACGAGATTTTTCACCACGCCATCTATGCCGCAAGCCAGAGCGGCTTTCTGAAGGATCAGTGCATCAGCCTGCACAGGCGCCTGCGGCCTTATCGCCGCCTGCAGCTTCGGGTGCGCAATCGGCTGCAGACATCGGTCCGCGAACATGCCGGCATCGTTGCGGCTATTCTTGCAGGCCAGGCCGAGGACGCGCGCAACCTGCTGCGCGGGCATATCGTCGTGCAAGGCGACCGCTTCAGCGATCTGGTGGCCGGAATCCAGTCGATGAAGCCGAGGCTGAATACGAAATAG
- a CDS encoding diacylglycerol kinase, with the protein MTEKRDVPAKVQGWRHLIAAQSYSISGFLRLLQETAFRHELLAFGLSLILFFLVGATAGEWLALIIVFLMACAVEALNTAIEEIIDRISPELSPTGRHAKDLGSFAVFCLVLAWGALVAFVVLSRLVSWW; encoded by the coding sequence ATGACCGAGAAGCGGGACGTTCCGGCCAAAGTCCAGGGCTGGCGCCATCTGATCGCCGCACAATCCTATTCCATCAGCGGTTTCTTGCGGCTCCTGCAGGAAACGGCCTTCCGGCATGAGCTCCTCGCCTTCGGCCTGTCGCTCATCCTCTTCTTCCTCGTGGGGGCAACGGCCGGCGAATGGCTTGCCCTGATCATCGTCTTTCTGATGGCTTGCGCGGTCGAGGCGCTGAATACCGCCATCGAAGAGATCATCGACCGCATCTCACCCGAATTGTCACCCACCGGCCGGCACGCGAAGGATCTCGGATCCTTCGCTGTCTTCTGTCTCGTGCTCGCCTGGGGCGCGCTGGTCGCGTTCGTTGTCCTCAGCCGGCTGGTGAGCTGGTGGTGA
- the dctP gene encoding TRAP transporter substrate-binding protein DctP: MNRFMRSLALGASLAASTVFAVSAQADTILKASHQFPGGKGDIRDEMVQMIARDVAAANVGLTIQVFPGSSLFKPNDQWNAVTRGLLDMTSFPLDYASGRHPEFSATLMPGLVGNFDRAMRLNDSPFMQKIKAIVEKQGAIVIADAWLSGAFASKKGCITAPETMKGQVIRAAGPAFEEMLAAAGASIASMPSSEIYSGMQTGVLDAANTSSASFVSYRLFEQVKCLTAPGENALWFMYEPVLMSKRVFEGLNADQQKAILAAGEKAEAFFNEEVRKGDQMMIDTFKKAGVEVVEMSKADYDAWLATAKESAYKNFAAKVPGGDKLIEDALAVQ, from the coding sequence ATGAACCGTTTCATGCGCAGTCTTGCGCTGGGCGCCAGTTTGGCGGCCTCAACCGTTTTCGCCGTATCCGCGCAGGCTGATACCATATTGAAGGCGTCGCACCAGTTCCCCGGAGGCAAGGGCGACATCCGCGACGAAATGGTCCAGATGATCGCCAGGGATGTGGCGGCGGCAAATGTCGGGCTGACCATCCAGGTCTTTCCCGGCTCGTCGCTGTTCAAGCCGAACGATCAGTGGAATGCGGTGACGCGCGGTCTTCTGGACATGACCTCGTTCCCGCTCGATTACGCCTCCGGCCGTCATCCGGAGTTTTCCGCGACCCTGATGCCGGGCCTCGTCGGCAATTTCGACAGGGCCATGCGGTTGAACGATTCGCCCTTCATGCAGAAGATCAAGGCCATTGTCGAGAAACAGGGAGCCATCGTCATTGCCGATGCCTGGCTCTCGGGCGCCTTTGCGTCGAAGAAGGGTTGCATCACCGCGCCGGAAACGATGAAGGGTCAGGTCATCCGTGCGGCCGGCCCGGCTTTCGAGGAAATGCTGGCGGCAGCCGGAGCCTCCATCGCCTCGATGCCATCTTCTGAGATCTATTCCGGCATGCAGACGGGCGTGCTCGACGCGGCCAATACGTCTTCGGCAAGTTTCGTCTCCTACCGGCTTTTCGAGCAGGTCAAGTGCCTGACGGCGCCGGGCGAGAACGCGCTGTGGTTCATGTATGAGCCGGTGCTGATGTCCAAGCGCGTCTTCGAGGGTCTCAATGCCGACCAGCAGAAGGCCATTCTCGCCGCAGGCGAAAAGGCCGAAGCCTTCTTCAATGAAGAAGTGCGCAAGGGCGATCAGATGATGATCGACACCTTCAAGAAGGCAGGCGTCGAAGTGGTGGAAATGTCCAAGGCCGATTACGATGCCTGGCTCGCGACCGCCAAGGAATCCGCCTACAAGAACTTCGCCGCCAAGGTTCCCGGCGGTGACAAGCTGATCGAGGACGCGCTGGCTGTCCAGTGA
- a CDS encoding malonyl-CoA decarboxylase: MNTTSFLGDMLQSIADRGKRLFAAPKENPADPVKTMELQCEALLSSRGEASGMALARDIIERWQALNPEAQQTFLRLLVSRFGPNVERLEKAIARYQEAPAPATLLELHVAAEPLRQELIRRLNLAPGGTASLVRMRQSLLQMTKTVPELQALDADFSHLFASWFNRGFLMLKQINWSTPADILEKIIRYEAVHHIGSWEELRQRLAPEDRRCFAFFHPQLSDDPLIFVEVALTRHVPASIGEVLQDEREIVPAGEATTAVFYSISNCQEGLRGISFGNFLIKQVVEDLRRECPKLSTFVTLSPVPGLADWLARERHSEASDVLSGAEEEQLAAIDRPGWEDDADAVRQVQPLLTSLAAWYFLKARDRNGRVVDPVARFHLGNGARLERLNMMGDRSARALRQSHGLMVNYLYKLEDIEANHEAFAARGEVVAAPAVRRLAPDKPVRQLVPLQAGDGHAAETKTVQNSKEFSA, translated from the coding sequence ATGAACACGACCTCCTTCCTGGGCGATATGCTGCAAAGCATTGCCGACCGAGGAAAGCGTCTCTTTGCAGCGCCGAAGGAGAACCCCGCCGATCCGGTGAAGACGATGGAGCTTCAATGCGAGGCTCTGCTGTCCAGTCGCGGCGAGGCGTCCGGCATGGCATTGGCGCGTGATATCATCGAACGCTGGCAGGCGCTGAACCCGGAGGCGCAGCAGACCTTTCTGCGGCTTCTCGTGTCCCGCTTCGGCCCGAATGTCGAACGGCTGGAAAAGGCGATTGCGCGCTATCAGGAGGCGCCGGCCCCGGCGACGCTGCTGGAACTGCATGTGGCGGCCGAACCCTTGCGCCAGGAGCTCATCCGGCGCCTCAATCTTGCACCGGGAGGAACGGCATCCCTGGTCAGGATGCGCCAGTCGCTCTTGCAGATGACCAAGACCGTGCCGGAGCTTCAGGCACTGGATGCCGATTTCAGCCATCTCTTCGCCTCCTGGTTCAATCGCGGCTTTCTGATGTTGAAGCAGATCAACTGGTCGACGCCGGCCGACATTTTGGAAAAGATCATCCGGTACGAGGCGGTGCATCATATCGGCAGCTGGGAGGAATTGCGCCAGCGCCTGGCGCCGGAGGATCGCCGGTGCTTTGCCTTCTTCCATCCGCAGCTTTCGGATGATCCGCTGATCTTCGTGGAGGTGGCGCTCACGCGTCACGTTCCGGCCTCCATCGGCGAGGTTCTCCAGGACGAACGGGAGATCGTGCCGGCAGGCGAAGCCACCACAGCCGTCTTCTACTCGATCTCCAATTGCCAGGAAGGGTTGCGGGGGATCTCCTTCGGCAATTTTCTCATCAAGCAGGTGGTCGAGGATCTGCGGCGCGAATGCCCCAAGCTCTCGACTTTCGTTACCCTTTCGCCGGTGCCGGGCTTGGCCGACTGGCTGGCGCGCGAGCGGCACTCCGAAGCGAGCGACGTGCTGAGCGGCGCGGAGGAGGAGCAATTGGCTGCAATCGACCGGCCGGGATGGGAGGATGATGCCGATGCCGTGCGCCAGGTCCAGCCATTGCTGACTTCGCTTGCGGCCTGGTACTTCCTCAAGGCAAGGGATCGCAATGGACGCGTCGTCGATCCGGTGGCGCGCTTCCACCTTGGCAATGGCGCGCGTCTGGAGCGTCTCAACATGATGGGCGACAGGTCGGCCCGCGCCTTGCGCCAGTCGCACGGCTTGATGGTGAACTACCTCTACAAGCTTGAGGACATAGAAGCCAATCACGAGGCCTTTGCTGCCCGCGGCGAGGTGGTGGCGGCGCCGGCGGTGCGAAGGCTTGCGCCGGACAAGCCGGTGCGGCAGCTTGTTCCGCTCCAGGCCGGTGACGGTCATGCGGCCGAGACCAAGACAGTTCAGAACAGCAAGGAGTTCAGTGCATGA
- a CDS encoding p-hydroxycinnamoyl CoA hydratase/lyase, which produces MADDTDTVAFEVRDRIAWVRFNRPDKRNAMSPTLNRRMMEVLDELEFREDVGVLVLTGEGSAWTAGMDLKEYFRETEAEGLKGTRRAQRESYGWWRRLRWYQKPTIAMVNGWCFGGGYGPLFACDLAFCADEAKFGLSEINWGILPGGGATKVAVELLPFRKAMYHAMLGEPVDGKTAAEWGLVNESLPLAQLEDRVTAVARALLEKNPVALKATKDAVRRVGVMTYDEAEDYLVRAQEAANSYDNEGRKEGIRQFIDEKSYKPGLGAYDKSRRG; this is translated from the coding sequence ATGGCAGATGACACCGATACCGTCGCTTTCGAGGTGCGCGACCGCATTGCCTGGGTGCGTTTCAACCGGCCCGACAAGCGCAATGCCATGAGCCCGACACTCAATCGCCGGATGATGGAGGTTCTCGACGAACTGGAATTCCGCGAGGATGTGGGCGTGCTCGTCCTGACGGGCGAGGGAAGTGCCTGGACGGCGGGCATGGATCTGAAGGAGTATTTCCGCGAGACGGAGGCCGAAGGGCTGAAAGGCACGCGCCGGGCGCAGCGCGAGAGCTATGGCTGGTGGCGGCGGCTGCGCTGGTATCAGAAGCCGACGATCGCCATGGTCAATGGCTGGTGCTTTGGCGGCGGCTACGGCCCGCTTTTCGCCTGCGACCTTGCCTTTTGTGCCGACGAGGCGAAATTCGGTCTTTCGGAGATCAATTGGGGCATTCTCCCGGGCGGCGGCGCGACGAAAGTGGCCGTGGAACTTCTGCCGTTCCGCAAAGCCATGTATCACGCCATGCTGGGCGAGCCGGTGGATGGCAAGACCGCTGCAGAATGGGGGCTCGTGAACGAGAGCCTGCCGCTGGCGCAGCTGGAAGACCGGGTAACGGCTGTGGCGCGTGCGCTGCTGGAGAAGAACCCCGTGGCGCTGAAGGCGACCAAGGATGCCGTTCGCCGTGTTGGCGTCATGACCTATGACGAGGCGGAGGATTATCTGGTCCGCGCGCAGGAAGCGGCCAATTCCTACGATAATGAAGGCCGCAAGGAAGGCATTCGTCAGTTCATTGACGAGAAGAGCTATAAGCCCGGCCTCGGCGCCTATGACAAGAGCCGCCGCGGATGA
- a CDS encoding TRAP transporter small permease subunit yields MVKAYIWFIGQISRFFALLATLLIISAMLVVCQMILLRYLFALPTIWQTDFVVFSATVAMFLGAPYVLLKNGHVGVDVVEMMVTTRTRLVLQMVGSVLGLVFCLAMLVASWIQFHDAWAGDWRHSSMWAPPLWIPLFALPLSFAMLCLQYTAKILSMATGTGMHAAGVEPAVDPAGDPAIAPAGGSMPSPKSPLATEPHSASWKDASR; encoded by the coding sequence ATGGTGAAGGCCTATATCTGGTTCATCGGCCAGATCTCGCGATTCTTCGCGCTTTTGGCGACTTTGCTGATCATCTCGGCCATGCTCGTCGTCTGCCAGATGATCCTGCTGCGCTATCTCTTTGCTTTGCCGACGATCTGGCAGACCGACTTCGTCGTCTTTTCGGCGACTGTCGCCATGTTCCTCGGCGCGCCCTATGTGCTGCTCAAGAACGGCCATGTCGGCGTCGACGTTGTCGAAATGATGGTGACGACCCGCACCCGCCTGGTGCTCCAGATGGTCGGCAGCGTGCTGGGCCTGGTCTTCTGCCTGGCCATGCTGGTTGCCAGCTGGATCCAGTTCCATGATGCATGGGCGGGAGACTGGCGCCATTCCAGCATGTGGGCGCCGCCTCTGTGGATTCCGCTGTTTGCCCTGCCGCTCAGCTTTGCGATGCTGTGCCTGCAATACACCGCCAAGATCCTGAGCATGGCGACAGGCACCGGCATGCATGCCGCCGGCGTCGAGCCTGCTGTCGATCCTGCTGGCGATCCTGCTATTGCCCCCGCTGGCGGATCAATGCCTTCGCCGAAGTCACCCTTGGCCACCGAACCGCACTCCGCTTCCTGGAAGGATGCATCCCGATGA